CCACATCGCCTCCGCCGACGAGGTCGGCGGCGACTTCTACGATCTGTTCCCCATCACCGGCGACACGTGGGGATTGTTCCTCGGCGACGTCTGCGGAAAAGGCGCTCCCGCAGCCTCACTCACGTCGCTGGCCCGCTACACACTGCGCACGGCCACCGCCTACACCCACGACCCGGCCGCCGTGCTCGACACGCTGAACACCACACTCACCGAGCGGTACCACGGCCACAACCCACGGTTCTGCACGATCATCTTCGGGATGATCAGACCCACTCCCCAGCGTGGGGGCTGCGACGTCACCTTGGCGGGCGGCGGGCACCCGCCGGCGCTGCTCTTGCGTGCCGACGGCAGCGTGGCGGAGATGCACACCCGCGGCGGACAGCTCATCGGGGCGATTCCCCACGCCCGGATCGTGACCAGGAGCTTTCGGCTGGAGGTGGGGGACACGCTGCTGCTCTACACCGACGGACTCACCGAAGCGCGCACGACGCCGAACGGCGGTCGCTACAGCGACCGAGCCCTCCTCGAATTCGCGTGCGCGCTGGCGCCCGTCACGGCCTCTGGCGGTATCGAAGCCCTGCGCGAACTGCTCGCGTCCTTCGGGTCCGGCGTGGAGGACGACACCGCTCTGCTCGCCGTGCACGCGCTACCCCCCTTGCCGGGCACGGCGCCCTGAGGCGCGGACGGCTCAGCGGACGCGGGCGGGCAGCGCCGTCGACGGCTCCGACCTGGGTTGATACCGGCAATCCGGTTGCGTGGTAACGACATAGGCGCCTCGGCCATTACGAAGAGGCGGTGTGACGGGGTTTAATGTACCGCTGGATGGTGGCACAATTCACAACGACGCAATATTCCATGTAACCGGGCGTTATCAGGTCCGCTCAGGGCGGTGAGGAGCGAAGCCAGTGCAGAGCGGGCCTGCGCGCGAACCGGCTTTTCCGAATCAAGGTGATCATCAAGTGCTGGAAACGCGAACCAAGGTAGTCCGAAGTTTGGTGCCCGCCAGGATGGACCGGCTTCCGTGGACCAAGTTCCACTGGCTCATCGTCGTCGGGCTGGGCGTCTCCTGGATCCTGGACGGCATCGAGATCCAGATCGTCAGCAGCATGGGCGGACCGCTGCAAGACGCCGGAACGCTGCATCTGACTTCCGGGCAGGTCGGCGCGATGGCGTCGTGGTATCTGGCCGGTCAGGTTGTCGGCGCGCTCGTCTTCGGCCGGCTCACCGACCGGCTCGGTCGCAAGAAACTGTTCATCCTGACCCTGGCGATCTATCTGATCGGCAGCGGCTTGGCCGGATTCTCCTGGAACGCGTGGTCGCTGTACTTCTTCCGCTTCATCGCGGGCACCGGAATCGGTGGCGAGTACACGGCGATCAACTCCGCGATCGACGAGATCATGCCGTCCAAGTACCGGGGCCGGGTCGACATCGCCATCAACGGAACGTACTGGGGCGGCGCCGCTCTGGGCGCGGCCGCCAGTCTGGTGCTGTTCAACGAACAGTTGATCCCCACCGGCTGGGGATGGCGAATCGGGTTCTTCATCGGACCCGTCCTCGGGTTCATCATCATCTTCCTGCGCAGGCACATCCCGGAGAGCCCGCGCTGGCTGCTCACCCACGGGCGCGCCGAGGAGGCCGAGCGGACCGTCGACGAGATCGAAGCGCAGGTCCGAAGCCGGGGAATCGAACTGCCTCCGGTCGACGAGAGCAAAGCCTTGGACATCGTGGACACGGATCGGCTGTCCTACGTGCAGATGGGGCGTATCTTCTTCGGACGGTATCCGTCCCGTTCCTTCCTCGGGTTCACGATGATGGCCACGCAGGCGTTCCTGTACAACGCGATCTTCTTCACCGTCGGGTTGGTGTTGATCAACTTCTACGACGTGCCGGCCCACCATACGGGTTACTACTTCTTCCCCTTTGCCGTCGGCAATCTGATCGGTCCCCTGGTGCTCGGCCCGCTTTTCGACAGCATCGGCCGCCGGAAGATGATCTGCGCAACGTATCTCGGGTCCGGTTCGCTGCTATTCCTTTCCGCTTGGGCATTCAACGCGGGCATCCTCAACGCCACCACGCAGACCCTTTTCTGGTGTGTCATCTTCTTCTTCGCTTCGGCGGGAGCGTCGTCGGCCTATCTCACGGTCAGCGAGATCTTCCCGCTGGAACTGCGCGGGCAGGCCATCTCGTTCTTCTTCGCCATCGCGCAGGGAGCCGGCGGGGTGGTCGCGCCGTTCCTGTTCGGGCACTTGGTGGGCGGCGCCGACAACCCGAACCCCGACCGGTTCCCGCTCACGGTGGGGTACCTCATCGGCGCCGGGTTCATGATCTTCGGCGGCCTGGTCGCCTGGTTCTTCGGCGTGAACGCCGAAGGCCAATCGCTCGAGGACATCGCGGATCCGCTGTCAGCCGCGAAGCCGGCGGATACGACCGCGGAACCAGCCGCCGCCGAGGACCAAGCCTTGGCGGTCCCGACATCCGCCGCAGTGATCAGCGAGCCGCTACCTGACGGCGCGTCCGATATCGATGCATTGAAGGCGGACTAGCGATGGTGCAGCCGACTCCTTGGCAAGGGGGCAAAAATCCGCACTCCCGGGCAAGCTCTCCCCGCCGCTGGGCGGGCCGCCTCCGGAAACCGCGAGTCGACGTGGCGAAACTGCGGGGGCGGATGCAACCGGTCGGGACTTTGCTCCAGGACAACTGGGGGTTCATGCTCGCGGCCGTCGGAGCCGCCATCACGTTCGCCCTGTTGTTCAAGCCCTGGCTGACCACCGGGGGACCAGACGGCACGATCTGGAGCAACGCCTTCGGCCAAACCCACATCACCACCACCCTTGTGGGTCTGTGGTCGAAGAACCCCCCGGCTCACTCCAACCTCAGCGGCAAGTGGGCGCTCCTCGCCACCATCGCGATCTTCCTCACCGTCCTCGCCGCGCTGATCAATCTGTGGGCCCGCACCGAAGCGCTGGCCCGCTTGACGACCGGGGCCGCGGTGGCGATGGCGCTGTTCATCGCGTTCACCCTGATCTACCTCAACGGAAAGGGGCCGGAGCTGCGCTCGATGATCGGGTCCGGCCCGCCCACCGACCTCGGCACCCAGGTCGGCTTCGTGATCCGATGGGCCTCGGGCAACGGCCAATACCCGCTGCCGGGGCGGCGAACGGTCGAGTTCTCCACCGCGAAACTCACGGGCACCGCGCTGGTGGCCGGGGCGACGGCGATGTTCTCGGCCGTGGCGGCCATCGCCCAATGGGTTCGGCGGGAGAAGGCCCGCCGGAACTCCGGCTGAGCCTGTCACTACGGCGAAGCGCGGCCACGGCTTCGACCGCGAGAGACGGAAGCGGCTAGGAGGCCCAGGGGCCGATGCCGCCGACCTTGTCGATCCGGATACGCGTGAGGTAACCGGGCGGGGCGTCCGCCGGAGGGAACTCGACGCCCGGGGCGGCCAGAGTCTTGGCGAGTTGCCTGAGCAATTCCGGTGCACCGCCCTCGACGACGCGGGCGGTGCCGGTGATCGAAAGGTAGGGGCGCATGACCTCGCCCCGTTCGGAAGAGAGGATGGTCACCGCCACGCGCGGGTCGCGGCGGACGTTGCGGATCTTCTGATAGACGCCCAGGTGGGCGGTGACGAGTTCGTCGCCGTCCGGTGTCGATTGCAGGGCCACCCAGACCACCGAGACCTGCGGGCTGCCGTCCGGGTTGAGCGTGACCAGCGTCGCGTCGGCGCCGGACCCGATGAGTGAACGCGCGTCGTCGTCGAGTTTCATGTCTGGTTCTACCGTGCGTCCGGTGTATTCATTCCCGGCCCCGGCGGGCCTGGTTGCCGTGTCGGTGCTTCACGGATGTCGAGCACATCGATCCGGCGAAGTTCCGTGCGAGGGACCTCCGATCCGGCTACGTGACTACGAAGACTCCCTTTCCCGGGACATGGGGAGCGTCGGTCGCGATGAGGACTTCCACTCGGCCGAGACCGGACGGAATGCTCACCGGCACCCACGAACCGGCCACGTTCTCCTGGGCCGGTGTGTTGTCGTCGAGCCGGATCGGGGGCAGGGTGCCCAGCGCGCCGGTGTCGGAGTTACGCCAGGAAACCGTCACCGTCACGCCGCAGGTGCCGCCGGGGCGGTCGGGTGTGTAGACGAACTCCGGGTGGATCCACAGGGTGGGCACGCCGGAGTAGTTGCGGTTGGAGTCGTAGTAGGCGGCGATCATGCCGATGCCCGCGCCGCCGCCGCCGCAGAGCGTGCGCGCAGGGGGGACGCCCAGCGGAAGCGCGGAGGCCGCCGGGGTGCTCGCACCGAGTGCGCCGAAGGCCAGAACAAGGACAGCCACACCACGCCAGACACCCACCGCTGCTCCCTTCGTCGGAACCCGAAACTGTCTGACTGCTGTGTCGACATGAGTTCGCCGAGTGTTAACGGGAGTAGGGGAAAAACGTGCTGGGGGGCCTCGAATTCGGCGTGGACACGCCCGAACTCCATGGTGGGCGACCGGCGCTTCAGACTGCGATCTTGTTGCAGTATCGAGGCGGCAAACGTAGCGGCGTAGTCGGCCTCGGGCGTCGCGGACTTCTGCTCCTGGGCCGGGCGTCGTCGACCGCCCCAGGAGCAACGGTCAGCCCGCGGCCGCGTCGCGCAGGTGGGCGCTCTCGGCGATGGCGGCCAATTCCGCGTTGAAGCGGTCGGCAGCCTCGATATTGCCCAGGTGGCCGGTGGGCCACACGTGGTACGCGGCCAGGTGGCCCGCTTCGGCGAGCGCGTCGGCGATGCGGCGCGACATGCGCTCGGGCAGCAAGCGGTCGTGGGCTCCAGCGATCACCGTAGTGGGCACGGTCAGGGAGGCGGCGGCCTCGGCGAGATCCATGTCGGCGAGCGCGGCGGCGTGCCTGCCGCGGGTGAGCGGACGGCACGATCGCACGATGCCCAGTGCGAACTCCACCTGGTCCGCGGTCGCGTGCGGCGTCATCACGCGGGCCTTGAGCAGCGCGCTGGTGGGCCAGCCGCCCGGCAGCGGGACCGGGGCGGTGAGCAGCGTCTCGGCGACGATCATGGGCATACGCACGGCGGCGCCGAACACGGTGATCGGGCGGTCCGCCAGTGTCAATGGCTTGTTCAGCAGCGGAAGCAGATCGGTGTCGTAGCGGATGTTGCCCGACGTGGTGTTCAGCAGAACGGCGGCCGCGGCCTGCTTGCGGACCTGCTCCGGATACTGGGCGGCCCACGCCTGAATGGTGATGCCACCCATGCTGTGGCCGACCAGAACGGCTCGCTGGCCGGGGCGGAGCGTGGCATTCAGCACGGCCGACAGATCGTCGGCCAGCGACTCTTCGCTGGGGGCGGTCTTGCCGAGTTCACTGGCGCCGTGGCCGCGCTGGTCGTAGCAGACCACGCGATACCGGTCGGCGAACGCGTTGATCTGCGGGTTCCAGTACTCGATGCTGCAACTCCAGCCGTGGATCAGCACGATGACATCGCCCTTGGCGGGGCCGTAGGCGTGTACTCGCAGGCGAGCGCCGTCCTTGGTGGTTACCGGGATGACCGCGTGACGGGCGGTGGGCGCGTTCAACGACGCCGTCCGGAAGGTGCGGGACCGCAGTCCGGCACGGTAATCGGCGGTGAGCGCACCGTTATGGGCGTCCGCCAGCGTCCTCATCGACTTCACCAGCATCGAGCACTCCTTTGTGTTCACCGTCACCGTACAGTGCAAGCAGCGCTGCTTGCTAGTGTTAGCGCCGTACGACGGTGTTCCTGGTCTATATCGGGGAGTACCCCCGGATTCGATACCCCAAAAGATCATTCCGGCAGAAAAAGTCGTCGGCGCTTTGTTTCGGTGCACACCACGCGTGTAGGTGCGCTGCCGTGGCGGCCGTCCGCGCCGCCCGGTTACGGTTGCTTCGTGGACATCGCGCATCCTGCCTCCGGCCCCCTGACGGACCCCGGAACTCCGCCGAGGAGCGGTTGGCGTGGGGCGGCGCTTCCGCTGCTCGTAGCAGGTCTCGGCGTGGGCGTCGGCGTACTGCTGCACGTCCGCGACCCGCACGTCGAAGGCTCCTACGGCACCTGTCCGGTCTACGCGCTGACCGGCTGGTACTGCCCCGGCTGCGGCGGGATGCGCGCCGTCCACAACCTCACCGACGGGCACCTCATCGATGCGCTGCACAGCAATGTGCTCGCGCTTCCGCTGGTCCTCGCCTTCGCGGTGTGGGTGCTGGACTGGACCGTCCAGGCGTGGCGCGGCCGGAAGATGCGGCTGCCGTCGATCAGCCGGACCACCATGTGGACCTTCTTCGCCTTGCTCGCGATCTACACCGTCGTGCGGAATACGCCGTGGGGAACCTCGTTTACACCGGTGTAACAACCCGGTGTGGGGGCATCCGAAAGTATGAACGATTCGCTGAAGACCAGGGTGCGGCAGAAGTTGCAGCGCCAGCTCATCGAGGACCCGCGCGACGCCGAGCACGACGATCCCCGCCAGATCGCCGTGGCGACCGATCTGGACGCGCTGGCGAGCGTGCCGGAGGACGATCCGCTCGTCGAGGAACTCGCCGCGCGCTATCTGGTGTTCTGATCAGGCCGTGGACGCGCCGCCATAGGGCGGCAGCTGCGGTAGTCGCTCGGCGAGCAGCCAGCTGTCCCACAGCGGACGCAGCGACACCAGGCTGTAGTGTCCGGCCAGGTCGGTGAATTCCTCGGTGGTCACCGACGAGTGGCGATAGCGAATGGTCCATTCCCGCAGCAGGTCGAAGAACGTCGAGTCGCCCAGTTCCAGGCGCAGGGCGTGCAGCGTGAGCGCACCCCGTTTGTAGACGCGATCGTCGAACATGCGCTGCGGTCCGGGATCGCCGATGACGATGTCCTGGGGCTCGCGGGAAAGGTTGTGGCGCGCGGCGCGGGCCAGCTGATCGGCGGTGGGTCCGCCCGCGGCCTCCGACCAGATCCATTCCGCGTAGCAGGCGAAGCCCTCGTGCAGCCAGATGTCGCGCCACTGGCGGATGGTCAGGCTGTTGCCGAACCACTGGTGGGCCAGCTCGTGCGCGACCAGCCGTTCGGCGCCGCGGCGGCCGTCGCAGTGGTTGGCGCCGAAGATGGACAGGCCCTGCGCCTCGATCGGGATCTCGAGTTCGTCGTCGGTGACGACCACGGTGTAGTCCGCGAACGGGTACGGGCCGAACCTCTCGCTGAATACCTCGAGCATCCTCGGCTGACGAGCGAAGTCGTGGTCGAAGTTCGCCCGCAGCCGCGAGGGCAGGATCGCGTGCATCGGCACCGCGGAATGCGACGAACCGATGCGGTGCCTGCGGTAGTGACCGATCTGGATGGTGGCCAAGTAGCTCGACATCGGTTCGGGCTGCTCGTACACCCAGGTCGTCTGACTGGACTTGCTCTGCTTGCGCAGCAGGGTTCCGTTGGCCACCGCGTAATACGGCGAATCGGTGGTGATCGAGATCCGATAGCTCGCTTTGGAACTCGGGTGGTCGTCGCACGGAAACCAGGAGGCCGCGCCGTTGGGCTGACTGGCCACGAGCGCGCCTTCGGTGAGTTCTTCCCACCCGACCTCGCCCCACGGCCCGCGCACCGGTTTCGGGGCGCCGCCGTACTGCACCACCAGCGAGAGCGCCCCGCCCGCCGGAATCCGCTGCTGCGGCGTGATCACCAGTTTGCCGTGCTGATGGGTGTACTTCGCGGCCTTGGCGCCGTTGACCGACACCTTCGAGACGCTCAACGCCTGGGAGAGATCGAGGGCGAACCGGGGACGCACCTCGGTGGTCACCGCCGTGATCGCGGCGCGGCCGGTGAGCCGGTTGGCGGAGACCCGATAGGCAAGTTCCAGCTCGTATCGGGAGACCCGGTACCCCCGGTTGCCGTTCTGCGGGAGGTACTCGTCGATGGGGGCTTCGTAGAACTTGCCCGTCATCAGCGCGCCCCGGGGTCGCCGGTGAACCAGGGCGCGATCGGGTTGCCCCACCAGCGCGTCGAGGCGGGCACCGCGTCACCGCGCATGACCAGGGAGGCCGGGCCGATGGTCGCGCCGTCGCCGAGCGCCGAGGCGGGCAACGCCACGCAGTGCGGACCGAGGGTGGCGCCCGCGCCGAGGGTGACGGTGTCCATGGCCATGATCCGGTCGTGGAACAGATGGGTCTGCACCACACAGCCGCGTTCCACGGTCGCGCCGTCACCGAGAGTCACCAGATCCGCCTCCGGTAGCCAGTAGGACTCGCACCATACCCCGCGCCCGATGCGGGCGCCGAGGCCGCGAAGCCAGAGGTTCAGTACGGGCGTCCCGGTCGCCGCGCGCGCGAACCACGGCGCGACAACCGTTTCCACAAAGGTGTCGGAGACCTCGTTGCGCCAGACGAACGAGCTCCACAGCGGATGCTCCCCGGTGCGTATCCGCCCGACCAGCAACCATTTGGCGGTCACGGCGCTCGCCCCCGCGACGGCGCCTGCGACCAGCAGCACCACTCCGCTGAGCAGCCCGGCGGCGAGGTGGCCGAAGGTTTGCGCGAGCCACGCGAGGGTGCACAGCACGCCGAGTCCGATCGCGAAGGTCACCAGCACCGGGAGCAAGCGGCAGGTCTCGACAAGGGCGCGAGCGACGCGCAGGCGGGCAGGTGGATCGAAGGTGCGCGCCGTATCGGCGTTCTCCGCGGCCCGGCGCAGCCGGACCGGCGGGCTGCCCAGCCAGGACGAGCCGGGCTTGGCCTTGGACGGCGCCGCCGACAGCACCGCGACCAGCCCGTTCTTCGGGACCCGGCGGCCGGGGGCGGTCATCCCGGAGTTCCCGAGGAAGGCGCGCTTGCCGACTTTCGCCGCACCGATGTGCAGCCAGCCCCCGCCGAGTTCGTAACCGGCGATCATGGTGTCGTCGGCCAGGAAGGCTCCGTCGGCGACCGTGGTGAACTTCGGCAGCAGCAGCACCGTGGACGCCTCGACGCTCTTGCCCACCTTCGCGCCGAGCAAGCGCAGCCACACCGGGGTGAGCAGGCTGGCGTACAGCGGGAACAGGAAGGTGCGCGCGGAATCCAGCAGCCGCTCGGTGGCCCATGCCTGCCAGCCGACCCGGCTGCGCACCGGATGGTAGCCCTCCGTCAGGCCGATGCTCAGCAGGCGGACCGCGACGATGGTCGCCGCCGCGTAGACGCCCAGGCTGAGCAGCGTGGCGAGGGGGAGGACGGCGAACGCGCGCGCGGCGCCGCCCGCGAGGGTGCGGGTGTCGCGAACGAACCAGGCCAGGAACGCGCCACCGGCGCCGATGCCGAGAATCGGCATGGCGGCCAGCGCCATCGACGTGACGCCGAAGATCGCGACCCAGTGCCGGGCTCGATCGGGCGTGTGCGCGGGCCAGCGGTGCTGGGCTTTGCCGACCTTCACCGCGGGCGAACCGGCCCATTCCTGTTCGGCCTTCACCTTGCCGGACACCGCCGAGCCGGGCGCCACCTCGGCGTTTCTGCCGATCTTCGTGCCTGGCAAGAGGATCGAGCGCGAGCCGACCACCGCGCCGGGGCCGATGGTGATCGGGCCCAGATGCACGACGTCGCCGTCGATCCAGTACCCGGACAGGTCCACTTCCGGCTCCACGCTGCATCCGTCGCCGAGCTCGAGCATGCCCGTCACCGGCGGGAGGCTGTGCAGGTCGACGCCCTTGCCGATCTTCGCGCCGAGCGCGCGGGCGAACGGCACCATCCACGGCGCTCCGGACAGGTTCTCGGCGCCGCTGGCCTCGGAGAGACGGACGGCCGCCCACAGCCGTAGATGCGCCGAACCGCCGCGCGGATAGCGGCCCGGCCGGATGCCGCGCAGCAGCAGCCGCGCGCCGGCCACGCAGATCGCCATGCGGCCGGGCGGTGAGATGAACAGCAGGAACGCGGCCAGCGTCCACCACCAGGACAGTTGCGGCAGCCACGGCAGCGAGCCGGACCAGGCCGCGATGTTGCCGACGATCGCCAGCCAGGTCAGCCACTGCAGACCGGTGAGCGTGGTGAGCGGGATGGTGGCGAGCACCTGCGCGGCTTGTGCGAGCACCGGCGTCGGCCGCACCGTCCGCTCGGCGACCGCCACGGCGGGCGTGGTCTGCTCCAGCAGGTCGGCCAGCGCGCCGAGGCGAGGGTGGTCGTAGACGTCGGCGACGGCGATCTGCGGATACCGTTCGCGCAGCGCGGTGACCAGCTGCGCTGCCGCGAGCGAACCGCCGCCCAGGTCGAAGAAGTCCGCGTCGAGGTCGCTCGCCTCCGCGCCGAGGATGGCGTCCCACAGTCCGGCGACCCACAGGGCCGTGCCGGTCAGCTCGTTGTCGTCGTCGTCCTCGGCGGCGTTGGGCAGCGGCCACGGCAGCGCGTCCCGGTCGACCTTGCCGGAGGTACGGGTGGGCAGCTCGTCGACCACGGCGAGCCGGGGCACCAGCGGCGCCGGAAGGCGCTCGGCGAGGACGGCGCGCGCGGCCTTGGCATCGAAGTCCGGGCCGGGCCCGGTCAGATAGCCGACCAGAAGCTTGTTGCCGGCCTTGGTGGTTCGAATGGCTGCCGCCGCACCCGTGACGCCGGGCAGATGCTGCAGAGCGTTGTCGATCTCACCGAGTTCGATGCGCCGTCCACCCAGCTTGATCTGATCGTCGGCGCGGCCGAGGAAAACGAGGCCGGCGCTGTCGTTGCGCACCAGGTCACCGCTGCGGTATGCGCGCTCCCAGCCGACGGAGGGCAGTGGCGCGTATTTCTCGGCGTCCTTGACCGGGTCGAGATAGCGCGCGAGACCGACGCCGCCGATCACCAACTCCCCGGATTCGCCCTCCGCCACCGGGTTACCCGCCTGGTCCACCACCACCAGGTCCCAGCCGTTGAGCGGCAGGCCGATCCGGATCGGCCATCGACCGTCCAACCGTGCGGCGCAGGCGACGACCGTGGCTTCCGTAGGGCCATAGGTATTCCACACCTCGCGCGCCGAATCGCCGTTGCCCGCCAGACGCTCGGCGAGTTCCGGCGGGACGGCCTCGCCGCCGAAGATGAGCAGCCGCACCGCCTCCAGGGCCTCGACCGGCCAGGTCGCCGCCAGGGTCGGGACGGTCGAGACCACGCTGATCTCCCGCCGCACCAGCCAGGGACCGAGATCCGCGCCGGTGCGCACCAACTCGCGCGGAGCAGGCACCAGACAGGCGCCGTTGCGCCAGGCCAGCCACATCTCCTCGCAGGACGCGTCGAACGCGACCGACAGCCCCGCGAGCACCCGGTCACCGGGACCGATCGGAGCGTCGCGGAGAAACAGGTCGGCTTCGGCGTCGACGAAGGCGGCCGCGTTGCGATGGGTGACGGCAACGCCTTTCGGCGTGCCGGTGGAACCGGAGGTGAAGATGATCCAGGCGTCGTCGCCGGGGCTGGGCAGCGTCGACCAGGTCTGCTCGCGCTGCTGCTCGGCCGCGCGGATACCCGCGGCCGTGGTCTCGATGCCCGCCACAGTCACGATCGCGGTGACCTGCGCCTCGCCGAAGACCAGCTGCGCGCGCTCGTCCGGGTCGTCCGCGTCGACCGGCACGTACGCGGCGCCGGAGTACAGGACGGCGAGGATGGTCACGTAGAGCCCGCGGGTGCCCGACGG
Above is a genomic segment from Nocardia sputorum containing:
- a CDS encoding alpha/beta fold hydrolase, coding for MLVKSMRTLADAHNGALTADYRAGLRSRTFRTASLNAPTARHAVIPVTTKDGARLRVHAYGPAKGDVIVLIHGWSCSIEYWNPQINAFADRYRVVCYDQRGHGASELGKTAPSEESLADDLSAVLNATLRPGQRAVLVGHSMGGITIQAWAAQYPEQVRKQAAAAVLLNTTSGNIRYDTDLLPLLNKPLTLADRPITVFGAAVRMPMIVAETLLTAPVPLPGGWPTSALLKARVMTPHATADQVEFALGIVRSCRPLTRGRHAAALADMDLAEAAASLTVPTTVIAGAHDRLLPERMSRRIADALAEAGHLAAYHVWPTGHLGNIEAADRFNAELAAIAESAHLRDAAAG
- a CDS encoding Pls/PosA family non-ribosomal peptide synthetase; the encoded protein is MLETDVDAPARPLSRGDRAPGPRTLVDILTATALAHPDAPAIDDGDVVLTYLELVVEIEKTMARLATAGVRPGDRVGVRMPSGTRGLYVTILAVLYSGAAYVPVDADDPDERAQLVFGEAQVTAIVTVAGIETTAAGIRAAEQQREQTWSTLPSPGDDAWIIFTSGSTGTPKGVAVTHRNAAAFVDAEADLFLRDAPIGPGDRVLAGLSVAFDASCEEMWLAWRNGACLVPAPRELVRTGADLGPWLVRREISVVSTVPTLAATWPVEALEAVRLLIFGGEAVPPELAERLAGNGDSAREVWNTYGPTEATVVACAARLDGRWPIRIGLPLNGWDLVVVDQAGNPVAEGESGELVIGGVGLARYLDPVKDAEKYAPLPSVGWERAYRSGDLVRNDSAGLVFLGRADDQIKLGGRRIELGEIDNALQHLPGVTGAAAAIRTTKAGNKLLVGYLTGPGPDFDAKAARAVLAERLPAPLVPRLAVVDELPTRTSGKVDRDALPWPLPNAAEDDDDNELTGTALWVAGLWDAILGAEASDLDADFFDLGGGSLAAAQLVTALRERYPQIAVADVYDHPRLGALADLLEQTTPAVAVAERTVRPTPVLAQAAQVLATIPLTTLTGLQWLTWLAIVGNIAAWSGSLPWLPQLSWWWTLAAFLLFISPPGRMAICVAGARLLLRGIRPGRYPRGGSAHLRLWAAVRLSEASGAENLSGAPWMVPFARALGAKIGKGVDLHSLPPVTGMLELGDGCSVEPEVDLSGYWIDGDVVHLGPITIGPGAVVGSRSILLPGTKIGRNAEVAPGSAVSGKVKAEQEWAGSPAVKVGKAQHRWPAHTPDRARHWVAIFGVTSMALAAMPILGIGAGGAFLAWFVRDTRTLAGGAARAFAVLPLATLLSLGVYAAATIVAVRLLSIGLTEGYHPVRSRVGWQAWATERLLDSARTFLFPLYASLLTPVWLRLLGAKVGKSVEASTVLLLPKFTTVADGAFLADDTMIAGYELGGGWLHIGAAKVGKRAFLGNSGMTAPGRRVPKNGLVAVLSAAPSKAKPGSSWLGSPPVRLRRAAENADTARTFDPPARLRVARALVETCRLLPVLVTFAIGLGVLCTLAWLAQTFGHLAAGLLSGVVLLVAGAVAGASAVTAKWLLVGRIRTGEHPLWSSFVWRNEVSDTFVETVVAPWFARAATGTPVLNLWLRGLGARIGRGVWCESYWLPEADLVTLGDGATVERGCVVQTHLFHDRIMAMDTVTLGAGATLGPHCVALPASALGDGATIGPASLVMRGDAVPASTRWWGNPIAPWFTGDPGAR
- a CDS encoding M1 family metallopeptidase, which codes for MTGKFYEAPIDEYLPQNGNRGYRVSRYELELAYRVSANRLTGRAAITAVTTEVRPRFALDLSQALSVSKVSVNGAKAAKYTHQHGKLVITPQQRIPAGGALSLVVQYGGAPKPVRGPWGEVGWEELTEGALVASQPNGAASWFPCDDHPSSKASYRISITTDSPYYAVANGTLLRKQSKSSQTTWVYEQPEPMSSYLATIQIGHYRRHRIGSSHSAVPMHAILPSRLRANFDHDFARQPRMLEVFSERFGPYPFADYTVVVTDDELEIPIEAQGLSIFGANHCDGRRGAERLVAHELAHQWFGNSLTIRQWRDIWLHEGFACYAEWIWSEAAGGPTADQLARAARHNLSREPQDIVIGDPGPQRMFDDRVYKRGALTLHALRLELGDSTFFDLLREWTIRYRHSSVTTEEFTDLAGHYSLVSLRPLWDSWLLAERLPQLPPYGGASTA
- a CDS encoding MFS transporter yields the protein MLETRTKVVRSLVPARMDRLPWTKFHWLIVVGLGVSWILDGIEIQIVSSMGGPLQDAGTLHLTSGQVGAMASWYLAGQVVGALVFGRLTDRLGRKKLFILTLAIYLIGSGLAGFSWNAWSLYFFRFIAGTGIGGEYTAINSAIDEIMPSKYRGRVDIAINGTYWGGAALGAAASLVLFNEQLIPTGWGWRIGFFIGPVLGFIIIFLRRHIPESPRWLLTHGRAEEAERTVDEIEAQVRSRGIELPPVDESKALDIVDTDRLSYVQMGRIFFGRYPSRSFLGFTMMATQAFLYNAIFFTVGLVLINFYDVPAHHTGYYFFPFAVGNLIGPLVLGPLFDSIGRRKMICATYLGSGSLLFLSAWAFNAGILNATTQTLFWCVIFFFASAGASSAYLTVSEIFPLELRGQAISFFFAIAQGAGGVVAPFLFGHLVGGADNPNPDRFPLTVGYLIGAGFMIFGGLVAWFFGVNAEGQSLEDIADPLSAAKPADTTAEPAAAEDQALAVPTSAAVISEPLPDGASDIDALKAD
- a CDS encoding PP2C family protein-serine/threonine phosphatase gives rise to the protein MTSAAGDRDGGSALGAGTDDDAAFAALLEDSAEDLYENAPCGYLSTSLDGRIAKVNATLLRWLGRQRDELVGRAYFSDLLTVGGRLYHETHFAPLLRMQGEIHGIALEMKTADGRRLPVLVTSQVKTGSQGQPLLIRTTVFDARERRDYETELLRARREAEQERERLQRLNATLQTTLLPPELPQVPGLEVAAYYHIASADEVGGDFYDLFPITGDTWGLFLGDVCGKGAPAASLTSLARYTLRTATAYTHDPAAVLDTLNTTLTERYHGHNPRFCTIIFGMIRPTPQRGGCDVTLAGGGHPPALLLRADGSVAEMHTRGGQLIGAIPHARIVTRSFRLEVGDTLLLYTDGLTEARTTPNGGRYSDRALLEFACALAPVTASGGIEALRELLASFGSGVEDDTALLAVHALPPLPGTAP
- a CDS encoding DUF2752 domain-containing protein, whose amino-acid sequence is MDIAHPASGPLTDPGTPPRSGWRGAALPLLVAGLGVGVGVLLHVRDPHVEGSYGTCPVYALTGWYCPGCGGMRAVHNLTDGHLIDALHSNVLALPLVLAFAVWVLDWTVQAWRGRKMRLPSISRTTMWTFFALLAIYTVVRNTPWGTSFTPV
- a CDS encoding PPOX class F420-dependent oxidoreductase yields the protein MKLDDDARSLIGSGADATLVTLNPDGSPQVSVVWVALQSTPDGDELVTAHLGVYQKIRNVRRDPRVAVTILSSERGEVMRPYLSITGTARVVEGGAPELLRQLAKTLAAPGVEFPPADAPPGYLTRIRIDKVGGIGPWAS